A section of the Mycolicibacterium anyangense genome encodes:
- a CDS encoding DUF1269 domain-containing protein, which yields MDDDHELILVAAYADLDRARADFRELEKRIKHGMELRAAALITKDDEDQPHVVEARNRHGRVGAGIGAGLGLLVGLFLPPVGLGVVIGGAAGAVVASFAEHELRTGLRHEIGAALEAGTGVVIAAVYPNGRVPVELTLSRSTKTTAVRMDRSTINTLEDEVAKVMTEIGHPISAGTTDTSR from the coding sequence ATGGACGACGACCACGAGCTGATCCTCGTTGCGGCCTATGCCGATCTCGACCGGGCCCGGGCTGATTTCCGGGAGCTGGAGAAGCGGATCAAGCACGGCATGGAGTTGCGCGCGGCCGCCCTGATCACCAAGGACGACGAGGATCAGCCGCACGTCGTCGAAGCGCGCAACCGGCACGGCCGCGTCGGTGCCGGCATCGGCGCCGGCCTGGGGTTGCTGGTGGGACTGTTCCTTCCGCCGGTGGGTCTGGGTGTGGTGATCGGCGGTGCGGCCGGCGCAGTGGTTGCCTCGTTCGCCGAGCACGAGTTGCGGACCGGACTGCGCCACGAGATCGGGGCGGCGCTGGAGGCCGGCACCGGTGTGGTGATCGCAGCGGTGTACCCGAATGGCCGGGTGCCCGTCGAGCTGACGCTGTCCCGGTCGACGAAGACGACGGCGGTGCGGATGGACAGGTCGACCATCAACACCCTCGAGGACGAGGTGGCCAAGGTGATGACCGAGATCGGTCACCCGATCAGCGCTGGCACGACGGACACCAGTAGGTGA
- a CDS encoding pseudouridine synthase, which produces MSRRPAPLPVRDGLGPARLALHGGNVADEFERRFGADARAKVLAGEVVDADGVVIDATTTLPAGAHVYHYRELPDEVVVPFEIPVLYRDDDILVVDKPHFLATMPRGGHVAQTALVRLRRDLDLPELSPAHRLDRLTAGVLLFTVRPQVRGAYQTMFARGEVRKTYLACSSGTADVDFPTVVRSRIVKHRGQLQAYEEPGEPNAETAIEALGDGLYRLAPRTGRTHQLRVHMASLGLPIDNDPLYPSVREVAADDFSAPLKLLAHRLEFDDPRTGERRCFVSSARL; this is translated from the coding sequence GTGAGCCGACGCCCCGCCCCGTTGCCCGTGCGCGACGGCCTGGGGCCGGCGCGGCTTGCGCTGCATGGCGGCAACGTCGCCGACGAGTTCGAGCGACGGTTCGGTGCCGACGCCAGGGCCAAGGTCCTTGCCGGTGAGGTGGTCGACGCCGACGGTGTGGTGATCGACGCGACGACGACGCTGCCCGCCGGGGCGCACGTGTATCACTACCGCGAGCTTCCCGACGAAGTCGTGGTGCCCTTCGAGATCCCGGTGCTCTACCGCGACGACGACATCCTCGTGGTCGACAAGCCGCACTTCCTGGCCACGATGCCACGCGGCGGTCATGTCGCGCAGACCGCACTGGTGCGATTGCGTCGCGATCTCGACCTTCCCGAGCTGAGTCCGGCGCACCGGCTGGACCGGTTGACGGCCGGGGTGCTGCTGTTCACCGTGCGACCGCAGGTGCGTGGCGCCTACCAGACGATGTTCGCGCGCGGCGAGGTTCGCAAAACCTATCTGGCGTGCTCCTCTGGGACCGCCGACGTGGACTTCCCGACAGTGGTGCGAAGTCGAATCGTCAAGCATCGCGGTCAATTACAAGCCTACGAGGAACCGGGTGAGCCCAATGCCGAGACGGCTATCGAGGCGCTCGGCGACGGGCTGTACCGGCTGGCGCCGCGGACCGGGCGCACCCATCAACTGCGGGTACACATGGCCTCGCTGGGCCTGCCGATCGACAATGACCCGCTGTACCCGAGCGTGCGGGAGGTGGCCGCCGACGACTTCTCGGCGCCGCTGAAACTGCTGGCGCATCGGCTGGAGTTCGATGATCCGCGCACCGGAGAGCGCCGGTGTTTTGTCAGCTCAGCTCGACTGTAG
- a CDS encoding AraC family transcriptional regulator yields MTIVRGTSLSNYPKLVSQLGGDPAALLAAAGIDPNAVGRHDVFVPMSRVAAVIESAAIETGTLDFGRRLATLQGIDILGPVGVAARTAASVSDALRVFENFLSAYSPVISLRTVTLADPDCTFIEYLMPGVDLLAHPQGSELSLGVTLRVLRFLLGAQYTPLSVHIPHEPLCDAEEYRQYFSCRPLFACRAMGFTVRTVDLARPLQRDKLAHDAVVDYLTSITSAEPRTVASVRTLVGQLLPSGQVTLELIAEQLSLHPKALQRRLAADGTTFAGIVDEVRRTLAQRYLRDTRITLAHLSRELGYAEQSVLTRSCYRWFGSGPAAYRKQLQSS; encoded by the coding sequence ATGACGATCGTGCGCGGCACATCGCTGTCGAACTACCCGAAGCTGGTCAGCCAGCTGGGCGGCGATCCGGCGGCGCTGCTGGCAGCGGCCGGGATCGATCCGAATGCAGTCGGGCGGCACGACGTCTTCGTGCCGATGTCACGGGTCGCTGCCGTCATCGAATCGGCTGCGATCGAAACCGGCACGCTGGACTTCGGCCGCCGGCTGGCCACGCTCCAAGGCATCGACATCCTCGGCCCGGTCGGAGTAGCCGCCCGCACCGCCGCCTCCGTCAGCGATGCGCTGCGGGTCTTCGAGAACTTCCTGTCGGCCTACAGCCCGGTGATCAGCCTGCGCACCGTCACGCTGGCCGACCCGGACTGCACCTTCATCGAGTACCTGATGCCGGGCGTCGACCTGCTCGCGCATCCGCAGGGCAGTGAGCTGTCACTGGGCGTCACCCTGCGCGTCCTGCGATTCCTGCTCGGCGCGCAGTACACCCCGCTGTCGGTGCACATCCCGCACGAGCCGCTGTGCGACGCCGAGGAATACCGCCAGTACTTCAGTTGCCGACCACTCTTTGCCTGCAGGGCAATGGGTTTCACGGTCCGGACAGTCGACCTGGCCCGTCCACTGCAGCGGGACAAGCTCGCCCACGATGCGGTGGTCGACTATCTGACCAGCATCACCTCGGCCGAGCCACGGACCGTCGCCTCGGTACGCACCCTGGTCGGCCAGCTGCTGCCCAGCGGTCAGGTGACCCTGGAGCTGATCGCCGAGCAACTGAGCCTGCACCCCAAGGCATTGCAGCGCCGGCTGGCCGCCGACGGCACCACCTTCGCCGGAATCGTCGACGAGGTTCGCCGCACCCTGGCGCAGCGATACCTGCGAGACACCCGAATAACGTTGGCGCACTTGTCCCGTGAGCTCGGCTACGCCGAACAGAGCGTGCTCACCCGATCCTGCTACCGGTGGTTCGGCAGCGGGCCGGCCGCCTACCGAAAGCAACTACAGTCGAGCTGA
- a CDS encoding DUF1330 domain-containing protein, which produces MTNAVDNRPVNLKAFANLPADKPVVMINLLRFHEGDGLQNYLTYTREVQPHLDRVGGTVRYAGTNPHNVIGDGDRPWWDAILVVEYPSPEAFVDMVRDPGYQKVHEHRAAALEQGDLVATSQWVLG; this is translated from the coding sequence GTGACCAACGCCGTCGACAACCGCCCCGTCAACCTCAAGGCATTCGCGAACCTGCCGGCCGACAAGCCGGTGGTGATGATCAACCTGCTCCGCTTCCACGAAGGCGACGGACTGCAGAATTACCTGACCTATACCCGCGAGGTGCAGCCGCACCTGGATCGGGTGGGCGGTACCGTCCGCTATGCGGGCACCAACCCGCACAACGTCATCGGGGACGGCGACCGCCCGTGGTGGGACGCCATCCTCGTGGTCGAGTACCCGTCTCCGGAGGCCTTCGTCGACATGGTGCGTGATCCGGGCTACCAGAAGGTGCACGAGCATCGCGCCGCAGCGCTGGAGCAGGGCGATCTGGTGGCCACCTCGCAGTGGGTGCTCGGCTGA
- the glpD gene encoding glycerol-3-phosphate dehydrogenase, translating to MSDPILRPGNAQTALGPSERAQAWERLGSEQFDVIVIGGGVVGAGCALDAATRGLKVALVEARDFASGTSSRSSKMFHGGLRYLEQLEFGLVREALHERELSLTTLAPHLVKPLPFLFPLTHRGWERPYIAAGIFLYDQLGGAKSVPAQKHLTKSGALRLAPGLKRSSLVGGIRYYDTVVDDARHTMTVARTAAHYGAVVRTSTQVVSLLREGDRVVGVRIRDSEDGAVTEVRGHVVINATGVWTDEIQALSKERGRFRVRASKGVHIVVPRDRIVSEVAIILRTEKSVLFVIPWGTHWIIGTTDTDWNLDLAHPAATKVDIDYILNTVNAVLATPLTHDDIDGVYAGLRPLLAGESEETSKLSREHAVAVPSPGLVAIAGGKYTTYRVMAEDAVDAAAEFIPTRVAPSITEKVPLMGADGYFALVNQTQSVGARYGLHPYRVRHLLDRYGSLIGEVLQLAADRPELLEPITDAPVYLKVEAAYAAAAEGALHLEDILARRMRISIEYPHRGVDCAREVAEVVAPILGWSVQDVDREVATYQARVEAEVLSQRQPDDASADALRAAAPEARAEILEPVPLT from the coding sequence ATGAGCGACCCGATCCTTCGACCGGGCAATGCCCAGACCGCCCTCGGGCCGTCGGAACGCGCGCAGGCCTGGGAACGGCTGGGTAGTGAGCAGTTCGACGTCATCGTCATCGGCGGTGGAGTCGTCGGCGCCGGTTGTGCCCTGGACGCCGCGACGCGAGGCCTCAAGGTGGCGCTGGTCGAGGCCCGCGATTTCGCCTCGGGTACCTCGAGCCGGAGCTCCAAGATGTTCCACGGCGGCCTGCGCTATCTCGAGCAGCTGGAGTTCGGCCTGGTGCGTGAGGCCCTGCACGAGCGGGAGCTGTCGCTGACCACGCTGGCGCCGCATCTGGTCAAGCCGCTGCCGTTCCTGTTCCCGCTGACCCACCGCGGCTGGGAGCGGCCCTACATCGCGGCCGGCATCTTCCTCTACGACCAGCTCGGTGGCGCCAAATCCGTTCCGGCGCAAAAGCATTTGACCAAGTCCGGTGCGCTGCGGCTGGCGCCCGGGCTCAAGCGAAGTTCGCTGGTCGGTGGTATCCGCTACTACGACACCGTGGTCGACGACGCCCGCCACACCATGACCGTGGCTCGTACCGCCGCGCACTACGGCGCGGTGGTGCGCACCTCCACCCAGGTTGTCTCGCTGCTGCGCGAGGGCGACCGCGTGGTGGGAGTACGGATTCGTGATTCCGAGGACGGCGCGGTCACCGAGGTACGCGGGCATGTAGTGATCAACGCCACCGGGGTGTGGACCGACGAGATCCAGGCTCTGAGCAAGGAGCGCGGCCGGTTCCGGGTGCGGGCGTCCAAGGGTGTGCACATCGTGGTGCCGCGGGACCGCATCGTCAGTGAGGTTGCGATCATCCTGCGCACCGAGAAGTCGGTGCTGTTCGTCATCCCGTGGGGTACGCACTGGATCATCGGCACCACCGACACCGATTGGAACCTCGATCTGGCCCACCCGGCGGCCACCAAGGTCGACATCGACTACATCCTGAACACCGTCAACGCCGTACTGGCCACACCACTCACCCACGACGACATCGACGGGGTGTACGCCGGGTTGCGGCCCCTGCTGGCCGGGGAGAGCGAAGAGACCTCCAAGCTGTCCCGCGAGCATGCTGTCGCGGTGCCCTCGCCGGGTCTGGTCGCGATCGCGGGCGGCAAGTACACCACCTACCGGGTGATGGCCGAGGATGCCGTCGACGCCGCCGCCGAGTTCATTCCCACCCGGGTGGCGCCGTCGATCACCGAGAAGGTGCCGCTGATGGGTGCCGACGGCTATTTTGCGCTGGTCAACCAGACCCAGAGCGTCGGCGCGCGTTACGGACTGCACCCCTACCGGGTGCGTCATCTGCTGGATCGCTACGGCTCGCTGATCGGCGAGGTGCTGCAGCTGGCTGCCGACCGGCCGGAGTTGCTCGAACCGATCACCGACGCCCCGGTGTATCTGAAGGTGGAGGCGGCCTACGCCGCGGCCGCCGAGGGTGCGTTGCACCTGGAGGACATCCTGGCCCGCCGGATGCGGATCTCGATCGAATACCCGCACCGCGGGGTGGACTGTGCCCGCGAGGTGGCCGAGGTGGTGGCGCCGATCCTGGGCTGGAGCGTGCAGGACGTCGACCGCGAGGTCGCGACGTATCAGGCACGGGTGGAGGCCGAAGTCCTCTCGCAACGCCAGCCCGACGACGCCTCGGCCGATGCGCTGCGGGCGGCCGCTCCGGAGGCCCGCGCCGAGATTCTCGAGCCCGTGCCGCTGACGTGA
- the nei2 gene encoding endonuclease VIII Nei2, whose amino-acid sequence MPEGDTVFRTAAILREALVGKTLTRCDVRVPQYATVDLTGQTVDEVLSRGKHLFIRVGAASIHSHLKMDGSWRVAARGTPVGRAYKIRIILETNDIQALGIDLGVLDILDRAHDVDVVAHLGPDLLGPDWDAARAAANLVADPDRPIAAALLDQRVMAGVGNVYCNELCFVFGRLPTSAVSTLTDPRRVVTRARDMLWVNRSRINRTTTGNRRTGAELWVYGRGGKPCRRCGTPIARADGVDSERITYWCPSCQR is encoded by the coding sequence GTGCCCGAAGGCGACACTGTGTTCCGCACCGCAGCCATCCTGCGCGAAGCGCTGGTGGGCAAGACGCTGACTCGCTGCGATGTGCGGGTACCGCAGTACGCCACCGTGGACCTGACCGGGCAGACCGTCGACGAAGTGCTCTCCCGCGGCAAGCACCTCTTCATCCGGGTCGGCGCGGCCAGTATCCATTCGCACCTCAAGATGGACGGCAGCTGGCGCGTTGCGGCGCGCGGCACACCCGTCGGCCGGGCCTACAAGATCCGAATCATCCTGGAAACGAACGACATCCAGGCACTGGGCATCGACCTGGGCGTGCTCGACATACTCGACCGCGCACACGATGTGGACGTAGTGGCCCACCTGGGCCCCGACCTTCTCGGGCCGGACTGGGACGCCGCGCGTGCCGCCGCCAATCTGGTCGCCGACCCGGACCGGCCGATCGCGGCTGCCCTGCTGGACCAACGGGTGATGGCCGGTGTGGGCAACGTCTACTGCAACGAACTGTGCTTTGTCTTCGGCCGGCTACCCACCAGCGCCGTGAGCACCCTGACCGATCCGCGACGGGTGGTAACGAGAGCGCGGGACATGTTGTGGGTCAACCGCTCCCGCATCAATCGCACCACCACGGGCAACCGCCGCACGGGTGCGGAGCTGTGGGTCTACGGCCGCGGCGGAAAACCCTGCCGCCGGTGCGGGACGCCCATCGCCCGCGCCGATGGTGTCGACTCCGAGCGGATCACCTACTGGTGTCCGTCGTGCCAGCGCTGA
- a CDS encoding NAD(P)H-quinone dehydrogenase, with protein sequence MTTRIVIIGGGPAGYEAALVAAGRGKEVAEVTVVDSDGIGGACVLFDCVPSKTFIASTGVRTELRRASGLGFDIGIDDAKISLPQINNRVKTLARSQSADIGFQLLREKVNVVAGRGELIDDVPGMAHHRVKVTTPDGKVGVLKADVVLIATGASPRVLPNAVPDGERILTWRQLYDLPDLPEHLVIVGSGVTGAEFCNAYTELGVTVTVVASRDQILPHEDSDAAAVLEETFAERGVTLVKNARADSVVRTADGVRVSLADGRTVDGSHALMTVGSVPNTGGLGLERVGIELGPGNYIPVDRVSRTSASGIYAAGDCTGLLPLASVAAMQGRIAMYHALGEGVAPIRLRTVASATFTRPEIAAVGVPQSAIDDGSVPARTIMLPLNTNARAKMSLLTKGFVKIFCRPATGVVIGGVVVAPIASELILPIALAVQNRISVTDLAQTLSVYPSLSGSIVEAARRLMAHDDLD encoded by the coding sequence GTGACGACGCGGATCGTGATCATCGGTGGTGGACCGGCCGGCTACGAGGCCGCCCTGGTGGCCGCGGGCCGCGGCAAGGAGGTCGCCGAGGTCACCGTCGTGGATTCCGACGGTATCGGCGGCGCCTGCGTGCTGTTCGACTGCGTGCCCTCCAAGACGTTCATCGCCTCCACCGGGGTGCGCACCGAGCTGCGTAGAGCCTCCGGCCTGGGCTTCGACATCGGCATCGACGACGCCAAGATCTCGCTGCCGCAGATCAACAACCGGGTCAAGACGCTGGCTCGCTCGCAGTCCGCCGATATCGGCTTCCAGCTGCTACGGGAGAAGGTCAATGTGGTCGCCGGGCGCGGCGAACTGATCGATGACGTGCCGGGAATGGCCCATCACCGTGTGAAAGTCACCACACCCGACGGCAAGGTGGGGGTGCTGAAGGCCGATGTGGTGCTGATCGCCACCGGCGCCAGCCCCCGGGTCCTGCCCAACGCCGTGCCCGACGGTGAGCGGATCCTGACCTGGCGCCAGCTCTACGACCTGCCGGATCTGCCGGAGCATCTGGTCATCGTGGGCTCGGGCGTCACCGGCGCGGAGTTCTGCAACGCCTACACCGAGCTCGGGGTGACGGTGACGGTGGTGGCCAGCCGCGACCAGATCCTCCCGCACGAGGACAGCGACGCCGCCGCGGTGCTCGAGGAGACCTTCGCCGAGCGCGGCGTGACGCTGGTGAAGAACGCCCGCGCCGATTCGGTGGTCCGCACGGCAGACGGGGTACGGGTCTCGCTGGCCGACGGCCGCACCGTCGACGGCAGCCACGCCCTGATGACGGTCGGCTCGGTGCCCAACACCGGTGGGCTTGGGCTGGAACGGGTTGGCATCGAGCTCGGGCCGGGCAATTACATTCCGGTGGACCGGGTGTCGCGGACCTCGGCATCGGGGATTTACGCCGCGGGCGACTGCACGGGCCTGCTGCCGCTCGCCTCGGTCGCCGCCATGCAGGGCCGCATCGCGATGTACCACGCCTTGGGCGAGGGGGTGGCTCCTATCCGGCTGCGCACCGTCGCGTCGGCCACCTTCACCCGTCCCGAGATCGCCGCGGTCGGGGTGCCGCAGTCGGCTATCGACGACGGTTCGGTGCCCGCCCGCACGATCATGCTGCCGTTGAACACCAACGCCAGGGCGAAGATGTCGCTGCTGACCAAGGGCTTCGTGAAGATCTTCTGCCGGCCCGCCACCGGCGTGGTGATCGGCGGGGTGGTGGTGGCGCCGATCGCCTCCGAACTGATCCTGCCCATCGCGCTGGCGGTGCAGAACCGGATCTCGGTGACCGATCTGGCGCAGACGCTGTCGGTGTACCCGTCGCTGTCCGGTTCGATCGTCGAGGCCGCGCGGCGGCTGATGGCCCACGACGATCTCGACTAG
- a CDS encoding alpha/beta fold hydrolase produces the protein MSRIDTHRMTIDGLTTSVLVGGPQSTGEAVLFVHGNPDSGSDWMPLLRHVAGFAPVVAPDLPGFGACDARADGDYTLAGYARFLDGVVRQLGITRVHLVAHDFGGPFALTWAADHPDQVGSVTLLNTGVLLGYRWHRMARIWRTPVLGEFVMRRTSLRTARAALGRENPGLPSDWVDTVARHLVPAKTKAAVLRLYRSTRVDEAGGLAARLSAADHDALVVYGGADRYIPVEQAYRQTAAFPRAAIHVLPDVGHWPWLEQPLQVAELVVPFLRQRIGALSTSDTSPQQGDSL, from the coding sequence ATGAGCCGGATCGACACCCATCGCATGACGATCGACGGCCTCACCACCTCGGTGTTGGTGGGCGGCCCGCAGAGCACGGGTGAGGCGGTGCTCTTCGTCCACGGCAATCCGGATTCCGGATCCGACTGGATGCCGTTGCTGCGTCACGTCGCTGGGTTCGCACCCGTCGTCGCCCCCGATCTCCCTGGCTTCGGTGCCTGCGATGCCCGGGCCGATGGTGACTACACGCTGGCGGGTTATGCGCGCTTCCTCGACGGTGTGGTCCGGCAGCTCGGCATCACCCGGGTTCATCTGGTCGCCCACGACTTCGGCGGCCCGTTCGCCCTCACCTGGGCTGCCGACCACCCGGACCAGGTCGGCAGCGTGACGCTGCTCAATACCGGTGTGCTGCTGGGCTATCGCTGGCATCGGATGGCCCGGATCTGGCGCACGCCCGTGCTCGGCGAGTTCGTGATGCGACGGACCAGCCTGCGTACTGCGCGCGCTGCCCTCGGCCGGGAGAATCCCGGGCTGCCGTCCGATTGGGTGGACACCGTGGCCCGGCACCTGGTGCCGGCGAAGACGAAGGCCGCGGTGCTCAGGCTCTACCGTTCCACCCGGGTTGACGAGGCCGGGGGCTTGGCGGCGCGGCTGTCCGCTGCCGATCACGACGCCTTGGTGGTCTATGGCGGCGCCGACCGCTACATCCCCGTCGAGCAGGCGTACCGGCAGACAGCGGCTTTCCCGCGGGCCGCGATCCACGTCCTGCCCGATGTGGGGCACTGGCCGTGGCTCGAACAGCCACTCCAGGTCGCCGAGCTGGTGGTGCCGTTTCTGCGGCAACGCATCGGCGCCCTCTCGACGTCCGACACCTCACCACAACAAGGAGATTCACTGTGA